The Astatotilapia calliptera chromosome 17, fAstCal1.2, whole genome shotgun sequence genome has a segment encoding these proteins:
- the golgb1 gene encoding golgin subfamily B member 1 isoform X2 yields the protein MLSRLATVLQELSGEEGQDGEQQGTLVPQLPSDDGQAPMGSEVPEEAMERLAHLEQLVVQLKELIRDKDTQLLQKDTELTNKDAQLKNEREEAEARFTKLKLQAKAKMASLTKQITELKGQEGTTSPDSSFTGAGAAVEEELQELKKKLSEEEARSRELEERLLASEQLLQEKEAAHAEQLQKLQAVVCEKDVRFQEQIQKHEEELLKATMQSQDEGKLQKALHAAQQRCEELEEALMSRAGELEMLQQEVSSADQQKQILTGQFRQMEQELAEAAKLREEEKQQWAEQASRADAELAGLRASLEALERERMEVVKQESELASVREAERASQEALEKEKMEVARLQAELTVMKEAELVATQTSERDRVEIARLEGELSSVTEAESAAVHARQDASEREKSEVEKLEKELASLREEQEDMQKKGELFTEIWKLLHSLAEENVTEEIPVPVDRSHLLGTVHSIEAQMTRLKDKCSASEEQCAHLTHSMETLQEQLERKTTEQEETNTKIQQLEQQIVTMSERQEAAEPTHDSSEAEKAHILALEQQLLEKDNELVVLRESLILANKQSLSELSPNENCDQTPDQVEDAVTAPLDSSAALSDFMADTQEEESTLVAEDTSVLSISAENQSSPELIGNQSDSPEESKGTSSDEMVASSDSEVAHSSWTLLEAVNQDGGQEWPSIVQDFGQSWVATGMEQETTTVQVESSSVVIRETVQVHVSQQSSSSLSHEASAHSGQVFAQALAEELQKRYSELLAELQRLRETAAESQEKIKSLEEETESLSAAKEEAESKAASLAEELGSAREELDKHSQESSSVAKKQSVEFQLLEEQIDILNTENKTKEDRLQALQTALETAQHALSEQEGQVRMLSTQLEERELLASELERRLQDMESSMLEYSQTSDLNTESLSKKDSEISELQLRLNQKEQEMLELNDSMSARLLQAEEEKFQIDSEMNKLKEKMEELQKVKEEEKQQETTEDSPVLVDDEVACLRQEKEVMEKQLTNTKKKLQAALVQRKELMKKVADFEAEAKKWSERDEAATPEKSEGHKIEEMEVKLVELEQALRSKEEAVESLEQKITKQDQVLAETLALNRKLSEEAEISPETTALQSQVTYLEAECETLQKKLQEVQESRKETIRKAKEKDRHHREQLKQQKEEYSGLMERFEVQSSEQEVLLTKLRELEGKVSAEREDPTPQEPKHRVENMEKPSGNVWVQEDWVDFASPETDSSQPQSSDPCQPTSEVLSEQMEDSLKTLREEIQTLRTAGEELEKQLQETQASLLQKETELLEVGKELQALREKERQIDALSAEVDDLREKYRQAESHAEALKAEMDAAAKAAAAESSSSVAALQDEVDSFKQFLDNKNVEIMELSQQLSEQNILINSMQDTVAQKDQLIASLQDELKAEKEKSHKLEVEVPQKQEEDKDNEEKIQQLQRKLQAALISRKEALKENKTQKEQLASTEKVIAELQQKIESAEDELEKLRAERVRLIEEVDRTLLENQSLGSSCESLKLAMEGVLNEKDACKREVELAKEEAARTCRGWEEKVQTMKDEYETLLKSYENVSDEAERVRRVLEAARQERQELAAKVRTHETARQEAERQVEEAQKEVSAVKDKMRKFAKTKQQKILELEEENERLREIQEKPSIKQEDRAPGDELEQLQEELRALKAELHATVAERDSLGQRIEGLREELAQMREKEEVVTAQKSDASTMTNEPAEIQNEDKEKPVTPEEIQDDQIVAATAKETHSQPAEENEKAEMSEKAQMLLENKMREVEAAFTTEGEQWQEREAELKAELASLERHLQESKEKESLSVSLEKCLEESKEREKSLIEEASKRETQFKELLRSLEAEKDNLEERLMNQLAQLNGSIAGYQQEAAENREHLTELQRELERLERERAELEAEARSEKDRAARLEEDMRQAQRERAEAEAESGKQRELEQQLRSAQRVKEGSQSRARQLEELLREKQLEVRQLQKDCIQYQERISELGREAKALQIGHSELCNKLEKSQLEASKTLENLKRTEAEVASNKSQLDEAQKQASEALAAKKTIEQSIQQREAALKAEAEETLDSVRFRLGAELKEMELRLEEAYREREKEEEATLEAREIAEDLERRAQETQARLDESLARLAAFSRCMSSLQDDRDRVVDEARQWESRFNGALQAKEAEVREAETRAKGLAEQLQKETALKEELQVTVERLEKADKDWQLRLEEKGKKITETQTALEEEKKKLQQTAAELESAQSEAHTLKNEMESLHQRHQALEEAVGRLQGDVEQARLELQEREAEERRLCLNVEQLETDLRSSKALTETLQAELNEKERREVEMLGEQEQAVAQAADEARKEADSRAREAEEELEQRRGEVRDLEEKLRKAEEESNNRKARLDSFTKAMGSLQDDRDRVLNMYKQLEEKHLQVMMEKDGLIQEAAGENNSLKEELRSLLVQRDDLYAERAQLSAQLYGYRDELKQVLSMKDSQHKQLLAAQRQHIVSLEKEREELESQLKSLSTVKETEVVHKVESETLSQAAERRPASQVMDAPGAEVEKLREQLQAAREQGAALEETLHRERKEHESKSKELAELRWEGGVMRTESESAQERVAELARDLLAVEQKLLEEKEVTEKLRQENQSFSKAMASLQDSRDEAVNKVQELSHKLEEMSKAGGHTAHSGSAGSTGEVWGLKNALQALQNDRERLLEQLKAQESELKKQKSELARLGAGELIKVSQELLEEKQKSEDMLGVITQLENMVEMGKQEIETLRLERSDLMAQAEQLKQQTLATLSERDQQLKQLTAMLEETRVHKPKLQQEHYQREGAEVLSSAPGAPQERSSLIESHTYMAEVKELQRRLDEETQQRMAVEEQLMATQDRLKRHGQAKWHSALDGDSSETAVFIEPPEGAVTRTRRGGPGLMRMLRVAFCSRQRTPLLLSLYLLTVHVLLLLCLGGYL from the exons ATGTTAAGCCGTCTGGCCACAGTCCTCCAGGAGCTCTCTGGAGAGGAGGGCCAAGATGGAGAACAGCAG GGCACGCTAGTGCCTCAGCTCCCTTCTGATGACGGTCAGGCTCCAATGGGGTCAGAGGTACCTGAGGAGGCCATGGAGAGGCTGGCCCACCTGGAACAACTGGTGGTCCAACTGAAGGAGCTCATCCGAGACAAAGATACCCAGCTCCTCCAAAAGGACACTGAGCTGACCAACAAAGATGCTCAGCTTAAG AACGAGAGAGAGGAAGCTGAGGCCCGTTTCACCAAACTCAAGCTGCAGGCCAAAGCCAAGATGGCGTCACTCACAAAACAGATAACTGAGCTAAAAGGACAAGAAGGCACAACA AGTCCAGACAGCTCTTTCACTGGAGCCGGCGCTGCAGTCGAAGAGGAGCTCCAGGAGCTGAAGAAGAAGCTGAGCGAGGAGGAAGCCAGGAGCCGGGAGCTTGAAGAGCGACTTCTGGCTTCTGAGCAGCTGCTACAAGAGAAGGAGGCTGCCCATGCTGAACAG CTGCAGAAACTGCAGGCGGTGGTCTGTGAGAAGGACGTGCGTTTCCAGGAACAGATTCAGAAACATGAAGAGGAGCTGCTGAAGGCAACAATGCAGTCTCAGGATGAGGGCAAGCTTCAGAAG GCCCTGCATGCAGCTCAGCAGCGCTGTGAGGAGCTCGAAGAGGCCCTGATGTCTCGTGCAGGAGAGCTGGAAATGCTGCAGCAGGAAGTGAGCAGTGCTGATCAGCAGAAACAG ATCCTGACTGGTCAGTTCCGGCAGATGGAGCAGGAGCTGGCGGAGGCCGCCAAGctgagggaggaggagaagcagCAGTGGGCCGAACAGGCGAGCAGGGCTGATGCAGAACTCGCGGGTCTTCGAGCCAGCCTGGAGGCcctggaaagagagagaatggaGGTGGTGAAGCAGGAGAGCGAGCTGGCCTCCGTGAGAGAAGCAGAGCGTGCGAGTCAGGAGGCGCTGGAGAAGGAGAAGATGGAAGTCGCCAGATTGCAGGCAGAGCTAACTGTGATGAAAGAAGCTGAGCTTGTAGCCACACAAACAAGTGAGAGAGACAGGGTGGAAATCGCTCGGCTTGAAGGGGAGCTTTCGTCAGTGACGGAGGCAGAGTCTGCAGCTGTCCACGCCAGGCAGGACGCCTCGGAGAGGGAGAAATCTGAAGTGGAAAAATTGGAGAAAGAACTTGCTTCCCTCAGGGAAGAGCAGGAAGATATGCAGAAGAAGGGCGAGCTCTTCACTGAAATCTGGAAGCTTCTACATTCTCTGGCTGAAGAAAATGTGACCGAGGAGATCCCTGTCCCCGTTGACCGGTCTCATCTCCTGGGCACCGTGCACTCCATCGAAGCACAAATGACGAGACTGAAAGACAAATGCAGTGCAAGTGAGGAACAATGTGCCCACCTCACTCACAGCATGGAAACTCTGCAGG AACAACTTGAAAGAAAAACTACAGAACAGGAGGAGACCAACACTAAGatacagcagctggagcagcaaATTGTAACG aTGTCGGAGAGACAAGAAGCGGCTGAACCAACACACGATTCATCTGAAGCTGAAAAAG CACACATACTGGCCCTGGAACAGCAGCTGCTGGAAAAAGACAACGAGCTGGTTGTTTTGCGAGAATCCCTCATACTTGCTAATAAGCAAAGCTTAAGTGAGCTTTCACCAAATGAAAACTGTGATCAGACCCCAGATCAGGTTGAGGATGCTGTTACGGCTCCCCTCGATAGCTCTGCAGCCCTTTCTGACTTCATGGCAGACACCCAAGAAGAAGAGAGCACTTTAGTTGCTGAGGACACCTCTGTTCTCTCCATTTCTGCTGAGAATCAGAGCAGTCCAGAGCTAATAGGAAACCAGTCAGATTCCCCAGAGGAATCCAAAGGCACCTCATCCGATGAAATGGTCGCCAGTAGTGATTCAGAGGTGGCTCACAGCAGCTGGACACTCCTGGAAGCTGTGAATCAAGATGGAGGTCAAGAATGGCCCTCCATCGTCCAGGACTTTGGTCAGTCGTGGGTGGCGACAGGCATGGAGCAAGAAACCACCACGGTTCAAGTCGAGTCCTCATCTGTCGTCATCAGAGAGACAGTTCAGGTTCATGTAAGTCAGCAGAGTTCTTCCTCCTTGTCCCATGAAGCCAGTGCTCACTCTGGCCAGGTCTTCGCTCAGGCCTTAGCTGAGGAGCTCCAAAAGAGGTACAGTGAACTTCTGGCTGAGCTGCAGAGGCTCAGAGAGACAGCTGCAGAGTCACAGGAGAAAATAAAGAGTCTGGAAGAGGAAACAGAATCCCTAAGTGCTGCTAAAGAAGAGGCTGAGTCCAAGGCTGCGAGTTTAGCAGAGGAGCTCGGTTCAGCCAGAGAGGAGCTAGATAAACATTCCCAGGAAAGCAGCTCTGTAGCGAAGAAGCAGAGCGTTGAATTTCAGCTTCTTGAAGAACAGATAGACATTTTAAACACTGAGAATAAAACCAAGGAAGACCGACTTCAGGCTTTGCAGACAGCTCTGGAAACGGCCCAACATGCTCTCTCTGAGCAGGAGGGTCAGGTTAGGATGCTCAGCACTCAGCTAGAGGAAAGAGAACTCCTCGCCTCTGAGCTGGAGAGGAGGCTTCAAGACATGGAAAGCAGCATGTTGGAATACTCCCAGACATCAGATCTCAACACTGAGTCTTTGTCAAAGAAGGACTCTGAGATTAGCGAGCTACAGCTTCGTCTCAATCAGAAAGAGCAGGAGATGCTGGAGCTCAATGACAGCATGTCTGCTAGACTCCTTcaagcagaagaagagaagTTCCAGATTGACAGCGAGATGAACAAACTGAAGGAGAAGATGGAAGAACTTCAGAAGGttaaagaggaggagaaacagcaAGAGACCACTGAAGACTCACCTGTCCTTGTAGATGATGAAGTTGCTTGCTTACGGCAGGAGAAAGAAGTCATGGAAAAGCAgctgacaaacacaaagaagaagctGCAGGCAGCACTTGTGCAGAGAAAAGAGCTCATGAAGAAGGTTGCTGACTTTGAGGCAGAAGCGAAGAAATGGAGCGAGAGGGATGAGGCAGCAACTCCTGAAAAGTCAGAAGGACACAAGATTGAGGAGATGGAGGTAAAACTTGTGGAGCTCGAGCAAGCTTTAAGATCCAAAGAGGAGGCAGTTGAGAGTCTTGAGCAAAAAATAACAAAGCAGGACCAAGTTCTCGCTGAGACTCTGGCTTTGAATAGAAAGCTAAGTGAAGAAGCTGAGATTTCTCCTGAAACAACCGCATTACAATCTCAGGTGACGTATCTCGAAGCAGAGTGTGAAACGCTGCAGAAGAAGCTTCAAGAGGTGCAAGAGTCTCGCAAAGAAACTATCCGTAAGGCAAAGGAAAAAGACCGGCACCATCGCGAACAGCTCAAGCAGCAGAAAGAGGAATACAGTGGCCTTATGGAGCGTTTTGAGGTCCAGAGCAGTGAACAGGAAGTTCTTCTCACTAAACTGAGAGAACTAGAAGGAAAGGTGAGCGCTGAAAGAGAAGATCCGACTCCTCAAGAACCAAAACACAGGGTGGAAAACATGGAAAAGCCTTCAGGAAATGTTTGGGTCCAGGAGGACTGGGTTGATTTTGCTTCACCTGAGACTGATTCATCACAACCGCAGTCCAGCGATCCATGTCAGCCTACGTCTGAGGTCCTCTCTGAACAAATGGAGGATTCTCTGAAAACTCTCAGAGAGGAGATCCAGACTCTACGGACAGCAGGTGAGGAACTCGAGAAGCAGCTGCAGGAAACCCAGGCCAGCCTGTTGCAGAAGGAGACTGAGTTATTGGAAGTGGGCAAAGAGCTGCAAGCACTCAGAGAAAAGGAAAGGCAGATTGATGCACTTTCTGCAGAAGTTGATGACCTCAGAGAGAAGTATCGCCAAGCCGAGTCTCACGCTGAAGCCCTAAAAGCAGAAATGGACGCTGCAGCCAAAGCAGCAGCCGCAGAGTCCTCGTCTTCAGTTGCAGCTCTTCAGGATGAAGTCGACAGCTTCAAGCAGTTTCTCGACAACAAGAATGTCGAGATAATGGAGCTCAGTCAGCAGCTGAGTGAGCAGAACATACTTATAAATTCTATGCAAGATACAGTGGCCCAGAAGGATCAGCTGATAGCTTCATTACAGGATGAGCTGAAGGCCGAAAAGGAAAAGTCACACAAGTTAGAGGTTGAGGTTCCACAGAAGCAAGAAGAGGACAAAGACAACGAGGAGAAGATCCAGCAGCTTCAACGAAAGCTTCAGGCTGCTCTGATCTCTCGCAAAGAGGCTCTTAAAGAGAACAAAACCCAGAAGGAGCAGCTCGCTTCGACCGAGAAGGTTATAGCTGAGCTACAGCAGAAAATTGAATCTGCTGAAGATGAGCTGGAGAAGCTGAGAGCTGAAAGAGTTCGACTGATTGAAGAGGTTGACCGGACATTATTGGAGAACCAAAGTTTAGGATCCTCGTGCGAGAGCCTCAAGCTGGCAATGGAAGGTGTACTCAATGAGAAAGATGCCTGCAAGAGAGAAGTGGAGCTGGCAAAAGAAGAAGCGGCCAGAACATGCAGAGGATGGGAGGAAAAGGTTCAGACCATGAAGGATGAGTACGAGACACTTCTCAAATCTTATGAAAATGTGAGCGATGAGGCGGAGAGAGTGAGACGAGTCCTGGAAGCTGCGAGGCAGGAGAGACAGGAGCTGGCGGCAAAAGTCAGGACTCATGAGACGGCAAGGCAGGAAGCTGAAAgacaagtggaggaagcgcagaaGGAGGTCAGTGCAGTGAAGGATAAAATGAGAAAGTTTGccaaaacaaagcagcagaaaattttAGAGTTGGAGGAAGAGAACGAGCGGCTCAGAGAGATCCAAGAAAAGCCgtcaataaaacaagaagacagagCTCCTGGGGATGAACTTGAGCAGCTTCAAGAGGAGCTGAGAGCTTTGAAAGCTGAGCTACATGCTACAGTGGCAGAAAGAGACTCTTTAGGGCAGCGGATTGAAGGTCTGAGGGAAGAACTTGCCCAAATGAGAGAAAAGGAAGAGGTTGTCACTGCCCAGAAATCAGATGCAAGTACGATGACAAATGAGCCTGCTGAGATTCAGAATGAGGACAAAGAAAAACCAGTAACGCCAGAAGAAATTCAAGATGACCAAATAGTGGCAGCAACTGCAAAAGAAACCCATTCGCAACCTGccgaagaaaatgaaaaagcagaaatgagtgaaaaagctcAGATGCTactggaaaataaaatgagGGAGGTCGAGGCTGCTTTCACCACTGAGGGGGAACAATGGCAGGAGCGAGAAGCTGAGCTCAAAGCTGAACTGGCCTCTCTCGAGCGACATCTCCAGGAGAGTAAGGAGAAGGAGAGCCTCTCAGTCTCCTTAGAGAAGTGCCTTGAAGAgagcaaagaaagagaaaagagtcTGATTGAAGAGGCTTCAAAGAGGGAAACCCAGTTCAAAGAACTCCTCAGAAGTCTTGAAGCCGAAAAAGATAATCTGGAGGAGCGTCTGATGAACCAGCTGGCTCAGCTCAATGGAAGCATCGCTGGCTACCAGCAGGAGGCAGCTGAGAACCGGGAGCACCTCACCGAGCTGCAGCGGGAGCTCGAAAGGTTAGAGAGGGAAAGAGCCGAACTCGAAGCTGAGGCTCGGAGCGAGAAAGACCGAGCTGCCAGGCTGGAAGAGGACATGAGGCAGGCCCAGCGGGAAAGAGCTGAGGCCGAAGCAGAGTCTGGTAAGCAGAGGGAGCTGGAGCAACAGCTGAGGTCTGCTCAGAGGGTCAAAGAAGGCAGCCAGAGCAGAGCACGACAGCTGGAAGAACTGCTGAGGGAGAAACAGCTGGAAGTCCGTCAACTGCAGAAAGACTGCATCCAGTACCAGGAGAGGATCAGCGAATTGGGAAGAGAAGCAAAGGCGCTGCAGATAGGTCACAGTGAGCTCTGCAACAAACTGGAAAAGTCCCAGCTGGAGGCCTCCAAAACTCTAGAGAACCTGAAAAGAACTGAAGCAGAGGTTGCTAGTAATAAATCCCAACTAGATGAGGCCCAGAAACAGGCGAGCGAGGCATTAGCTGCCAAAAAGACCATTGAACAGAGCATCCAGCAGAGAGAGGCTGCTCTAAAAGCTGAAGCAGAGGAAACCCTGGACTCTGTGAGATTCAGGCTGGGGGCTGAGCTGAAGGAGATGGAGCTGAGACTGGAGGAGGCTTATAGAGaaagggagaaggaggaggaagctACTCTGGAGGCCAGAGAGATAGCAGAAGACCTTGAGAGAAGAGCCCAGGAGACGCAGGCTCGTCTGGATGAGTCTCTGGCCAGGTTAGCTGCCTTCTCACGCTGCATGTCCTCCCTGCAAGATGACCGGGACCGAGTTGTGGACGAGGCCCGGCAGTGGGAGAGTCGCTTTAATGGTGCCCTGCAGGCTAAGGAGGCTGAAGTTCGAGAGGCTGAAACACGTGCCAAAGGCCTCGCGGAACAGCTTCAGAAAGAAACAGCACTGAAAGAGGAACTGCAAGTCACAGTTGAAAG GTTAGAGAAAGCAGACAAGGATTGGCAGCTAAGATTGGAAGAAAAGGGGAAGAAAATCACAGAGACCCAAACTGctctggaggaggagaagaagaagcttcAGCAAACCGCAGCTGAATTGGAGTCTGCACAAAGTGAAGCTCACACCTTGAAAAATGAAATGGAGAGTCTTCATCAGAGACATCAGGCTCTGGAGGAGGCCGTGGGTAGGCTCCAGGGCGATGTCGAACAGGCCAGGTTGGAGCTACAGGAGAGGGAAGCAGAGGAGAGACGACTTTGTCTGAATGTGGAGCAGTTGGAGACGGACCTGCGATCCTCCAAAGCGCTGACAGAGACCTTACAGGCTGAGTTAAATGAGAAGGAAAGGAGAGaagtggaaatgcttggagagCAGGAGCAGGCTGTTGCTCAG GCTGCAGACGAGGCAAGGAAAGAGGCCGACAGCAGGGCACGAGAAGCTGAGGAGGAGCTCGAGCAGAGAAGAGGAGAAGTGCGTGATCTGGAGGAAAAGCTGCGAAAAGCTGAGGAAGAGAGCAACAACAGAAAAGCCAGGCTGGACTCTTTCACAAAGGCAATGGGCTCCCTGCAGGACGACAGAGACAGAGTCCTCAACATGTACAAGCAGCTGGAAGAGAAACACTTACAG GTGATGATGGAGAAGGATGGTTTAATCCAAGAGGCGGCAGGAGAGAATAACAGCCTTAAGGAGGAGCTGCGCTCTCTGCTGGTCCAGAGAGACGACTTGTATGCTGAAAGGGCCCAGCTGTCTGCTCAGCTTTATGGATATCGAGATGAACTTAAACAGGTTTTAAGCATGAAGGACTCCCAACACAAACAGCTTTTGGCAGCCCAGAGGCAGCATATTGTATCTTTAGAAAAGGAACGAGAGGAGTTGGAAAGTCAGTTAAAGAGCCTCAGCACAGTCAAAGAGACCGAAGTGGTGCACAAGGTCGAGAGCGAGACTCTTAGTCAGGCAGCTGAGAGGAGGCCTGCATCACAGGTGATGGATGCACCTGGTGCAGAAGTTGAGAAGCTTAGGGAGCAGCTGCAGGCAGCAAGAGAGCAGGGGGCGGCTTTGGAAGAGACTTTACATAGAGAGAGGAAAGAGCACGAGAGCAAGAGCAAAGAGCTAGCAGAGCTGCGATGGGAGGGAGGGGTGATGCGGACAGAGTCAGAGAGCGCTCAGGAGAGGGTGGCGGAGCTGGCCCGAGACCTGCTGGCTGTTGAACAGAAGCTGCTGGAGGAGAAAGAGGTGACAGAGAAGCTGAGACAGGAGAATCAGTCGTTCTCTAAAGCCATGGCTTCCCTCCAGGACAGCAGGGACGAGGCAGTGAACAAGGTCCAAGAACTGAGCCACAAACTGGAGGAGATGAGCAAGGCAGGGGGCCACACAGCACACAGCGGCTCTGCAGGCTCCACTGGAGAAGTGTGGGGACTGAAGAACGCACTACAGGCCCTGCAGAATGACAGGGAGAGGCTG CTGGAGCAGCTTAAAGCCCAGGagtctgagctgaagaagcagaAGTCAGAGCTGGCTCGGCTGGGAGCAGGAGAGCTGATTAAAGTCAGCCAGGAGCTGCTTGAGGAGAAGCAGAAGAGCGAAGACATGCTGGGTGTCATAACGCAGCTGGAGAACATGGTGGAAATGGGCAAGCAGGAAATAGAAACACTCAG GCTTGAACGCAGTGATTTGATGGCTCAAGCGGAGCAGCTGAAGCAGCAGACTCTCGCCACGCTGTCAGAGAGGGACCAACAACTGAAGCAGCTCACCGCCATGCTGGAAGAGACCCGGGTGCATAAACCCAAACTCCAGCAGGAGCACTATCAGAGAGAG GGCGCAGAGGTGCTCTCTAGCGCTCCCGGCGCCCCTCAGGAGCGCAGCAGCCTAATCGAGAGCCACACCTACATGGCTGAGGTCAAAGAGCTACAGCGGAG actgGATGAAGAGACGCAGCAGAGGATGGCTGTCGAGGAACAGCTGATGGCCACGCAAGACCGACTCAAACG ccaCGGCCAGGCTAAATGGCACTCTGCACTGGACGGGGATTCCTCGGAGACTGCCGTTTTTATCGAGCCGCCGGAAGGAGCTGTCACTCGA ACCCGGAGAGGCGGTCCCGGTTTGATGCGGATGCTCCGAGTGGCCTTCTGCTCCCGTCAGCGCACGCCTCTGCTGCTCAGCCTCTACCTGCTCACTGTGCacgtcctgctgctgctgtgtctggGTGGATACCTCTGA